The proteins below come from a single Branchiostoma floridae strain S238N-H82 chromosome 5, Bfl_VNyyK, whole genome shotgun sequence genomic window:
- the LOC118416136 gene encoding A disintegrin and metalloproteinase with thrombospondin motifs 18-like: MRHAARILVFFASLVWTAGPSCTMRVSPRIHQHMTRDEMKLHLGTDDLLGIPEYDVFVPQEVDLPADLTRSAGCRDDRGCGDGDRRFYSVQLFGTKHLLNLTRDMSVAAAGLRVVGTNGEVIPRTLDCFFTGEVQGLPGSSVALSTCNGLHGVVVASGEDFVITPMSGGLSLRSRHPRSANGQTGKPHIVYRRSSQALDDVTALSEHGLHKDATVKPLHPRRTKRGTARADSRNRLSPSRRLTIELALFVDRNAWDKVESLHEGSAEEKFQWATTYYLSVINTVQLLYNSGSLGHRVQLSVLRLRIIEGNEFISDNNDTEKTLHNFCKWQHTQNHGYNNIMYDAPDDHPEHWDHAVFITGMEMCRPGQSCAIAGMAPVSGMCSEDRSCSLNEDSGLGSAFLLGHEIGHNLGMRHDGDQNNCADGQFIMATHTGPGHMEWSPCSADHFSHFLLTDQSDCLNDSPSPRAPPELALPTGELPGERYTADQQCELRFGEGTEEHKYFRSSICTRLTCLDRPNHKIWWSSSPAAEGTSCGTGKWCRGGECVLRTSTAPAPIDGGWSVPSEADFGRCSLTCGTGVVRAERSCNNPVPANGGRYCVGERLVYKLCNTQPCSEPEPHPDVVRGHQCQDATQSRSNTSFTKSLEGPEACELWCQVGGIYNFFGSVADGTSCGNGRNGDVCVGGACKPVGCDGKFGSSASYDQCGVCQGDGSTCKVVEETYKGMVNSRGVITIATIPKGSYDIRISTSEILRQMPLFIVLKNEAGDMKVIRTGRHYFMFAGAAWKAERFSNRLHSFQTKGKLTEGLTIQLASTWTPTGAGKEKEVLYRYHLPVFGRSVDGGWSEPEWSACSRTCGTGVRTGKRLCNSPPPANGGRQCQGDSTLLELCETECTEPVPHMDVELGGVCKAAGFSEVSSLRGYTGCQQ, translated from the exons ATGAGGCACGCGGCACGAATCTTAGTCTTCTTCGCTTCTCTGGTGTGGACGGCGGGCCCGTCTTGCACG ATGAGAGTGTCACCAAGAATACACCAACACATGACAAGAGACGAAATGAAGTTGCATTTAGGAACTGATGACCTACTTGGAA TTCCAGAATACGACGTATTTGTCCCACAAGAAGTTGACCTGCCAGCTGATTTGACCAGATCTGCCGGATGCCGTGACGACAGAGGCTGTGGAGATGGCGACAGACGGTTCTACTCCGTCCAACTCTTCGGCACCAAACATCTGTTGAACCTCACCCGAGACATGTCTGTGGCGGCGGCCGGTCTCCGGGTCGTGGGTACGAACGGGGAGGTCATCCCTCGGACTCTGGATTGTTTTTTCACGGGAGAGGTACAAGGGTTGCCGGGCAGCAGCGTAGCCCTCAGCACCTGCAATGGTCTG CATGGAGTGGTGGTGGCTTCTGGAGAGGATTTCGTCATCACGCCGATGTCTGGGGGATTGTCGCTTCGCAGCCGGCATCCAAGGTCGGCGAACGGGCAGACGGGGAAACCACACATCGTCTACAGGAGAAGTTCTCAGGCGCTGGACGATGTGACGGCTTTATCGGAACATGGTCTTCACAAAG ATGCGACGGTGAAGCCACTTCATCCTCGTCGCACCAAGCGGGGCACGGCTCGTGCGGACTCGCGGAACAGGTTGTCCCCCTCCCGTCGGCTCACCATCGAGCTGGCCCTGTTCGTGGACCGGAACGCCTGGGACAAGGTGGAGAGCCTACACGAGGGCAGCGCTGAGGAGAAGTTTCAATGGGCAACAACGTACTACCTGTCCGTTATCAACACG GTGCAGCTGCTCTACAACAGTGGGTCCCTCGGACATCGCGTCCAGCTCTCTGTTTTACGACTCCGGATAATTGAGGGCAATGAG TTTATATCAGACAACAATGATACAGAGAAGACCCTGCACAACTTCTGTAAGTGGCAGCACACCCAGAACCATGGGTATAACAACATCATGTACGACGCACCAGACGACCACCCGGAACACTGGGACCATGCTGTCTTCATCACCGG TATGGAGATGTGCAGGCCTGGGCAGTCATGTGCTATTGCAG GTATGGCGCCTGTGTCAGGTATGTGCTCTGAAGACAGGAGCTGTTCGCTGAACGAAGACAGCGGGCTGGGAAGTGCTTTCCTACTGGGGCACGAGATTGGACACAA TCTCGGCATGCGCCACGACGGTGACCAGAACAACTGTGCTGACGGTCAGTTCATCATGGCCACTCACACCGGGCCAGGCCACATGGAGTGGTCACCCTGCAGTGCTGACCACTTCTCTCACTTCTTGTT AACAGACCAATCGGATTGCTTGAACGACAGCCCCAGCCCGCGAGCTCCGCCCGAGTTGGCGCTGCCTACAGGGGAGCTACCTGGAGAACGTTACACCGCAGACCAACAGTGCGAACTGCGCTTCGGAGAAGGGACAGAAGAACACAAATACTTCCGCAGT AGCATCTGTACGAGATTGACGTGTCTGGACAGGCCCAACCACAAGATCTGGTGGAGTTCGTCACCGGCCGCCGAGGGAACCAGCTGTGGCACCGGCAAG TGGTGCCGTGGGGGTGAGTGTGTCCTCCGTACCAGCACTGCTCCGGCCCCCATAGACGGTGGATGGAGCGTCCCGTCTGAGGCTGACTTCGGCAGGTGCTCCCTTACATGTGGCACCGGTGTGGTGAGAGCAGAGAGATCCTGCAACAACCCTGT TCCTGCCAATGGAGGCCGCTACTGTGTTGGCGAGAGACTGGTCTACAAGCTTTGTAACACCCAG CCCTGCAGTGAACCTGAACCTCACCCTGATGTTGTGAGAGGGCACCAGTGCCAGGATGCCACTCAGAGCAGGAGCAACACCTCCTTCACCAAGAGTCTTGAAG GTCCTGAGGCCTGTGAGTTGTGGTGCCAGGTGGGTGGGATCTACAACTTCTTCGGCAGTGTAGCAGATGGGACGAGCTGCGGAAATGGCAGGAATGGAGATGTGTGTGTTGGAGGTGCCTGCAAG CCGGTAGGATGTGATGGAAAGTTTGGTTCCTCTGCCAGCTATGACCAGTGTGGGGTGTGTCAGGGTGACGGGTCAACTTGCAAGGTCGTGGAAGAAACCTACAAAGGAATGGTCAACAGCAGAG GAGTCATCACCATAGCAACCATCCCCAAGGGTTCCTATGACATCAGAATCAGCACTTCTGAAATCCTGCGTCAGATGCCTCTATTCATCG TTCTTAAGAACGAGGCAGGAGACATGAAGGTGATAAGAACGGGTCGTCACTACTTCATGTTTGCTGGAGCTGCCTGGAAGGCCGAGAGGTTCAGCAACCGTCTGCACTCCTTCCAAACAAAAGGGAAACTCACAGAGGGTCTTACAATACAG CTTGCATCTACCTGGACTCCCACTGGAGCTGGTAAAGAGAAGGAAGTTCTCTACCGCTATCACCTTCCCGTCTTTGGCAGAT CTGTAGATGGGGGATGGAGTGAGCCTGAGTGGTCAGCATGCTCCAGAACATGTGGCACTGGTGTCCGTACTGGGAAGAGACTCTGTAACAGCCCTCC GCCAGCTAATGGTGGTCGGCAGTGCCAAGGAGACTCCACTTTGCTGGAGTTATGTGAGACTGAG